One genomic window of Salvia miltiorrhiza cultivar Shanhuang (shh) chromosome 4, IMPLAD_Smil_shh, whole genome shotgun sequence includes the following:
- the LOC131019528 gene encoding tropinone reductase homolog At5g06060-like has translation MAGSSNSRWSLAGMTALVTGGTRGIGYATVEELAELGATVYTCSRNEEELNQHLQEWSSKGFNVSGSVCDASSREQRLQLMDKVSSLFSGKLNILVNNVGTNIRKRTVDYTAEEYSSIMTTNLESSYHLCQLAQPLLKASGKGSIVFISSVAGLVHLFSGSIYGATKGAMNQLTKNLACEWAKDGIRVNSVAPWYIKTSLVKPLLENEEFVDNVVSRTPLKRPGEPQEVSSLVAFLCLPAASYITGQIVCVDGGLTVNAFPHGSMNL, from the exons ATGGCCGGAAGCAGCAATTCGAGGTGGTCTTTGGCCGGCATGACTGCTCTTGTTACCGGCGGCACTCGTGGAATTGG GTATGCTACTGTGGAAGAGCTGGCGGAATTGGGCGCTACTGTGTATACGTGTTCGAGAAATGAGGAGGAACTCAATCAGCATTTGCAGGAGTGGAGTTCTAAGGGGTTTAATGTCAGTGGTTCTGTGTGTGACGCGTCATCTAGGGAACAACGATTGCAGCTCATGGATAAGGTTTCCTCTCTGTTCAGCGGCAAGCTTAACATTCTT GTAAATAATGTTGGGACTAATATAAGGAAGCGAACTGTTGATTACACCGCTGAAGAATATTCTAGCATCATGACTACAAACTTAGAATCTTCTTATCACCTATGTCAACTGGCTCAACCTCTACTTAAAGCCAGTGGAAAAGGCAGCATTGTGTTTATTTCTTCTGTTGCTGGTTTGGTGCACCTATTTTCTGGATCTATCTATGGAGCTACTAAGG GAGCAATGAATCAACTTACAAAAAATTTGGCATGTGAGTGGGCAAAAGATGGCATTCGAGTGAACAGTGTTGCTCCGTGGTATATCAAGACCTCTCTTGTGAAGCCT TTGCTGGAGAATGAAGAGTTCGTGGATAATGTAGTATCTCGAACTCCTCTCAAGCGTCCAGGAGAACCGCAAGAAGTATCGTCGTTGGTTGCCTTCCTTTGTCTGCCTGCTGCTTCTTACATTACAGGTCAGATTGTATGTGTAGATGGAGGACTCACTGTCAATGCATTTCCTCACGGCAGCATGAACCTTTAA